The sequence TTCGGAGTCGTTTATCCCTTTCAGGAGAACATACTCTATCATTATCATCTTATGCTTGCTGACAGGAAGCGACTTCACCACACGCACCAACTCATCCAGAGGATATTTTCTGGAGATCGGCATTATCTTTTCCCGCTGCGCCTGTGTGGCTGCGTTTATGGAAACGGCGAGGTTAACCGGCTTTTCAAGCTCAAAAAGCTTGGGCAGTTTGTCCGTAAGCCCCGATGTGGAGACCGTGATTCTGCGGTATGAGAAGCCGTAGCCGTTGTCATCCAATAAAACGGTGATGGACGGCAGGAGGTTTTCGAGATTATCCAGAGGCTCGCCCATGCCCATGAAAACAAGATTGGTGAGCCTGCGCCCCTCCGCTCTGAGCATGTTGTCCATGGTGCGCACCTGAAGGAGAATCTCCCCCACGGTGAGGTTGCGGACAAAACCCATCTTAGCCGTGGAACAGAAGACACAGCCCATTCGGCATCCCACCTGAGTGGATATGCAGCCTGTGGCGCGGTCAAAGTCCCTGAGGGTCACTGCCTCTATCATGTTTCCGTCAGCGAGACGGAAAAGCAGCTTCATGGAGTCGTCCTGCATGGAGCGCTGATTCTTTATCACCTCAAACGGCGTAAACCCGCATTCTGCCGTGAGCTTCTCACGGAGCTTCTTGGAGAGGTTCGTCATCTGTTCAAAATCGAGCACACGTTTATTGTGCATCCAGTCGAAAATCTGATCGGCACGGAATTTTTCAAAGCCAATCTGCGAGAAATATTCCCGCAGCTGCTCTTTGGACATAGAGTCCAGCATTATTAAGTCAGTATTGATTTGCGGCATCAGCCTTCCAGAATAGTACCTGCCGTTTCGTCCGTGGAATGGATGCTGAAAAGTCTGTGCAGGTTGGTACTGTCGAAAATTTTGTTAATCTCTTCGTTTAGGTTGGTGAGGAAAAGCAGTTTTCCTCTTTCTTTCAGAAATTTTAATATCTGAATAAGCTCACGCAGACCCGAACTGTTCAGGTAGTTTACTCTGGAAAAGTTGACGATAACCGCATCATACGAATCGTGTTCGATGATGAAGGTCTTCATCTCTTCTCCGTTGTAGGAATCAATCTCATGGAGCGGGTAAAGCACCTCCACGGTTTTTCCTTTGAAATCCTTAACTTCTCTGCTGAACGCCATTATTAGCACCTAGCCTATGAGTTTTCTCAGTTCGAGCTGTCTTTTAAAAACATATTTAATTACTTTATCTCTGTCAACAGTGTTCATTCCGAGGAACTTAAGCCCCGCCTCATATCTGTGGTCCTCGTGGGCTACGCTGCGCATGACCACGGCTCTGACAGATGCCAGTTCGGGAACCATATCACTGAAGTATATCTCAACTTCCTGTCCGTGTTCAAGCCTGTATCCGGCGGTGACTCTCATCCCTCCGCCGGAAATATCCTGAACATACGCCTCAAAGACATCATCCACCGGATTTCCCTTCTCGTCTTCGTATGAGGCGAGAATTTTCACTCTGGCTCTGGTGTTTATCCTGAAAAACTCACGGAGCTCCTTACGGAAAACCACCGAAGGCTTTTCTATCTCAAG is a genomic window of Geovibrio thiophilus containing:
- the rlmN gene encoding 23S rRNA (adenine(2503)-C(2))-methyltransferase RlmN, coding for MPQINTDLIMLDSMSKEQLREYFSQIGFEKFRADQIFDWMHNKRVLDFEQMTNLSKKLREKLTAECGFTPFEVIKNQRSMQDDSMKLLFRLADGNMIEAVTLRDFDRATGCISTQVGCRMGCVFCSTAKMGFVRNLTVGEILLQVRTMDNMLRAEGRRLTNLVFMGMGEPLDNLENLLPSITVLLDDNGYGFSYRRITVSTSGLTDKLPKLFELEKPVNLAVSINAATQAQREKIMPISRKYPLDELVRVVKSLPVSKHKMIMIEYVLLKGINDSEADAKAFAKLIKGMHVKVNLIAYNSSKDGQYRSSGEKETLKFQNYLIQERIGTFIRKSLGSDIDGACGQLYAKTAREKGDDNG
- a CDS encoding STAS domain-containing protein — its product is MAFSREVKDFKGKTVEVLYPLHEIDSYNGEEMKTFIIEHDSYDAVIVNFSRVNYLNSSGLRELIQILKFLKERGKLLFLTNLNEEINKIFDSTNLHRLFSIHSTDETAGTILEG
- a CDS encoding flagellar brake protein; protein product: MEKYTNIDKFLIINQKIILDVKFGEYPGIFDSRIEDITASTIRITMPSERGFPVPLALGISINVSYVGDGGRFSFQSKVLSRMKEQIPMLEIEKPSVVFRKELREFFRINTRARVKILASYEDEKGNPVDDVFEAYVQDISGGGMRVTAGYRLEHGQEVEIYFSDMVPELASVRAVVMRSVAHEDHRYEAGLKFLGMNTVDRDKVIKYVFKRQLELRKLIG